TGTTACCCAGTAAGGTATTGTAGAGATCTTGACCCATAACTTGATTATTCTGAGGGCTGTGGAATCCCTCTCCATCCTTAGTACCTCATgtcatgttgcccccttgctgctacgtcactgtaatgtgctagcgactgttttgggggggTGGGGGTTCATTGGCTGTGTGTGcaagtcaccccctgcctttttatccatGTGCGAAATATATAGTTCAGACAGgagccatagtccttccatagtcccagttacccagtccatttagcacccatTCCATAACCCTTTATTTCTTTTCTCCATATCTTAgaatagtcctgcactaactGGGGGGTTTCTttgggtttacttctatagtCTAAGCAGGGAatatcgtcggttggtgtcacatttcatatagattaatttTGTCAAACGGAtccctacataataatttggcCCATGAACGCCTTCCAATTTGTCTGGGATCCCATGGAATTGGTTCATGGAACGAAAAGAactattattatgacaaaaacTACCTCATGCAATTTTGtgcatttgtacattttgaaCCTGAACCGCACATTTGTGCGTTTCAGTTTTGTCGGACAAAAAATATCACGGAATCATTGTGCTGTGCAAACTTTACTATGCCAACAACAAATATAAGACTTTAATATTACAATGTAGCATAAAATATGTGAAGAAAATTAGCTAAAACAGCAAAATTACATTAATTCCTAAACACGCTCGCTATCAGGTTCAAGGAACGCCGCCAATTTCTTTGCCTGTCACAGGCCATCTGATTTCAAATATCAaccacaatttttttagtCCTTTACAACGATACGCACAAACGATGCGTTTCGGTTCCACGCGGTGAAATAAGTTTAACGCTAAAGTAGAATTTCTAAAAAATCGAGCGCACATTTGTATCATTCAGGTTCGAAAGGGTTACAGGACTTCTTTTTGATGATTAATGTAGGTTTGTCTTTGTAGTATTTATGAAAAAGATAAAGCTAGTAAGTGCCTACATTTGACTAACATTTAATGTATAGATTTTTCAAGTATTAATGTTTCCATAAacatataattaggtatataggtCATTTTggaatatgaaatataaggtAAGTACTAATTATACCATGAAAAAAGTAACTTAGAAGTGGCAAACAAAGGATTTCCTACGGAGCTGAGgttcaaatatattaaatagaaTTTTATTACTGTCAAATcttaagtttaaaatatacaaagtgAAATTTAACCCAAAAAAACTGAATGGAAAAGCCATTCACATTCGCACAAATATAGAAAATTCAACACAATATTGACTCATACATACAACGGCGCAGTAGTGTAGTAGCTTAACCACCTCACACTCAACAAGGATTGTGAAAGCGACACCCGATACTAATACTAGCAACCATATGACCATACAGTAAGTAAAACTTAAActctaacaaataaaataacagaaCTATATCTACGCCCGCTGTGTCAAGGTGCTtcatgtaataaataaaaaaacctatataggtattatatctAAAACAAAGTAAAACTACAGATACCAGCCCCTATATAAAACGCCGAAACGGCGGAAAAGTTTGGTAGTGACGTGAATAATTAAAATGCGCTTGACGTTTATAAGTGGCGTGATTGTGATTTCACTGGTATTGGaaacatgtaagtacatttaatgtttatttcattcttatcatttttaaatatctacATTGACATATATTACTTTGAAATTAATTACCTCAACTTGTTATGTGCAATGCGcaatttttgtaatgtttttgcTAATGAACTAAATGAACGTTTGTGTCAAATAGTACACGTTTTCTCGTTTgcaaaattttacttatacTGGTGAAATTGTGACATGACAAAAAAGTTATGTAGTTTTGATAATATAGTATAGTAGATACATTGAATATTGTTATTCAATCTGAACTTGAGTTGAAGGCTCAGTGCATATACGAGTACATAATAATCAAGAGGGATACATATTACCAACCCATTTCCCAGTAAAAACTTAAGAAATTTTCCCGAGCACGAGATGCGCTGTTTATTATTGAAGTGGAAAAAGTAGAGATACAGATAAAATATTCTTATAGAAAGAAAATGATCCACTTCAAGTTGTAAATAGGTAATACAATAAAACCCGGGCCAGGTATTTCAGGCTTTCAGGATTTCAGGGTCTAGTATTAAAAGTTATCTCACTGCAAGTGGCCGCAGTCAGTTTTCGCCAAGTTTAATTTGAGTACAAATGCCAAATCAAACTGCAGGCAACAGTACACCGCAGCCGTCCACTTATGTACGTTTACTCACCGGTAGCAAGTAGGGTCACTTTAGCTTGAcagaaaacaaacaaatgagTGCTGTtatgcaatcggcacgtttaattcAACGGCAGCGGATCACAACATCGTTTTTCGTAacctagagtgacccctctgtTTGGTTAGTTTGTTGCTAGTTCATTTGTCTGTGTGCAGGTTTGTGTGAGGACGACCCTGACCACGATGCGAAGCTCCGGCTGTACCACGGGTGAGGTTTATCTTCTCTTTGCTCAAAGATACGGAATCTAATCTGTATTCACTTATATGGGTTAAGTAATTTGTGTGACATACTGATTGTTTGAGGTACTTTATAGCAGCGGTCGCTAcatgggttcgttatcgacgtcgataaacgcgtcgtttaatgcgcgtccCACCAACCAGCGcagtatttatggcgaatgaCGATACAAATACATTTATCTATGTCGacaacgaacccgtgtagtggCAGCAGGTAAGTAATGTTAACTTTTTGTTGTGCAGGTCTATGGAAGAGTTCTCCGAAATACCGTTCGTTGAAGCAGAACTTCTCTTAGAAAGTTCTCGATTCGACAGAAACCTGGATACGGTTATTTTTGCCCACGGATTTAccggtatttttttattttatatgaaaacaCTAAGTAATAGTCCTAATTCCTAACTGTTAGCGATATTTAACGTAGGTATTAACAACCTTTTCAACAAGTATGTTAAATAAGTAGGGTTAGAAGTGTGTTTATAGAGACGGCCAGAGTTGAATATACGTTCCAGTTCATGATCTTTAAGAGTCCTGGCATACTCGAAGAGAATACTTACCGGTACCTGTTTCACTGTACAATAACATTGTATCATCATAGCTAATACCTTAAGTACATACTATTAAATACCGATCCTTATTGTATAGTATAGCTAACAAAACGAGATCCGGCTAACTAAAAATGCAGCACATGGACCTATTCCGATACAATAGTTTTTACCATAAGTGTAGGCGGTTTGGAGGTACAAATATAACACTAATACCTAAATACACTAaagtgcaatgaaaaagttccagctACATTTACAAGTACATGACGTCAATGGCATTATGGCAGATTGCTTATTATTGCTTGCGACTCTTGCATTGCACATGAGTGTATTCCCAATACCATTCGCAGGGCACCCAGGCGGCCCCGCGATCCGGGGGGTGATCTCGGCGTACCTGTCCCGAGGCTCCTGCAACGTGGTGCTCCTGGACTGGCGGCACCAGGCGGCGCACACGCGGCCCTCCATGGCCAACTCATACCTCAACTGGGCCGCTCCTAATGCGAGAAAGGTGCGTGGAATTGACCCCGAAACGGTGGTCTTTCAGCTGTATTTTTGAATATGAATGTTTCGACGTGACTTGTGTTGGAGTTTTGGTGGTTGTGTAATGTGGTTATGGTAAATGATCGTAAACGGATACTGGAGTGTtactatactgacgaaaagcGAACGAAAGAGAGCTGtctacaacgagatagagcgcagcagcgctccgaaacatCGTTTTTCGTCATTGACCCCTCTGGGTCCACCAAAATAAATGCAACAAAGTTATTggtttaaataaacttaaatatgATAGAATGCccttatatgtatacctaatcACGACAAATTCGAATATTACCACTCACCAATCAGCTTCTCACGCGCGCTTATAAAACGAAAATGTAAGAGTAACACTTACATTCTAACGCGTTAATTTTCACACTGAAACTTATTAATTTCCAGCTGGGGGCGAGGTTCGCGGATGTATTGAGAACTTTGCAGGCGGCCGGGCTGGACCTAGGCAGAACCCACTTAGTCGGACACTCTCTAGGGGCACAACTCTTTGGCATCGCCGGGAACAACTTAATAGCGAGAGGCGTGGAAGTTGGATGGTGAGTGCAGGCAGTTTTGGACCTTGTGGCTACAATGTAGTGCTAGTTGCAGTGAAGTTAAAAGCGTGAATTATGAGTTTTCATGTTtgtagttaaattaaattggtcTGGGTCAGTTATGAAATACATAGtttgtaaaattaattaaccGAAGTAAACAAACAGAACATACCTACAATGAAATGTGAAATATCTCCAAATAGCATAATGAAtgaatgtcctcctagccaagtttcgactacggcggccaatctcaattgagatcagccatctacgcaggagtagattatagtgcccaagtgtgtgcgcagtacacaggagcactctctgttccatcactctcatagcccaatgggacggattgaccgacacgactggagagagctaggcgcaggaccgactgctttacatgcccatccgacagcatggatcgtttcactgtttcggacatcaggtgatcagccttctatgtcctaaccaaacttagaaccacaatttagaaacacaaattgatggtcccacccgggaatcgaacccgggacctctgggacatgaagcgaagcttctaccactagaccacagaggcagtaaaaataaatagcatagataggttatttaaaaacataatctcTTCACATACAAACTGTATTTTCCAGGATAACGGGCTTAGACCCGGCCAGCACTGACTTCGAAGGGAAGCACCTGGCAGGCAAGCTACACGCGGGATCAGCCTCATACGTGGACATCATCCACTCCGACCCCAGTAAATACGGCTACAAGCGATCCACCGGCACCGTGGACTTCTGGCCTAACTACAGGAACGGCCCCGTGTGGCAGCCGGGATGCGACAACAAGCCACACCCGATGTTCTCACCTGAAGGTAGGCGTATGTATCGATTTTTTCTGGATCGTAATTCTAGGACCAGATAAGAAACTGGGAGGGTTCTACACAATgaacatacttaatatttcTCTAACGAGAAGGTTCTACATTGACTTCTTCTTATCTTGTCGGGTTTGACAAACACAAGAGAGCTACACTtgggtttgtcaccgtagtgtggtgaaaggattgattatcagtcagattagcgtcatTAAGAATTCAAAAGGAATTTACCTTGTTTGATTGTTCGCTTCTTTCATGAAGCAATTTCGCTAaatttttttgtcaatttttttttctcctcCTCAGACATTTGCAACCACAACCGCAGCTGGCAGCTCCTGGCGGACGCCCTCCGGTACCCAGGGTCCATCGTCGGCAGCCACGCCAAGAACTACCGGGTGTGGAAGAA
This window of the Plutella xylostella chromosome 12, ilPluXylo3.1, whole genome shotgun sequence genome carries:
- the LOC105383255 gene encoding phospholipase A1 VesT1.02; the protein is MRLTFISGVIVISLVLETCLCEDDPDHDAKLRLYHGSMEEFSEIPFVEAELLLESSRFDRNLDTVIFAHGFTGHPGGPAIRGVISAYLSRGSCNVVLLDWRHQAAHTRPSMANSYLNWAAPNARKLGARFADVLRTLQAAGLDLGRTHLVGHSLGAQLFGIAGNNLIARGVEVGWITGLDPASTDFEGKHLAGKLHAGSASYVDIIHSDPSKYGYKRSTGTVDFWPNYRNGPVWQPGCDNKPHPMFSPEDICNHNRSWQLLADALRYPGSIVGSHAKNYRVWKNYSDSERNAVTLVLGERRHNVTKGNYYFTTNSASPYGIGVKGL